The genome window TgagtcaaagaggccacaccCCTAATAATGCAAATTTTAAGCCATATTCCAGGTATGTTAGAAAACCATTCTTCCCCATACACTTGTATTATTTTCCTTTGACTCGTGATATTAACTCCAGAGGAATCGTTAAAGTCGTCTCCAGGATATAAAACGGTGTCATTAACATATAGTGAACTCTTCCTCTTATTTTTATTCTGTAACAAAAGTTTAATACGGCATGAAATTATCCATCAAGACCAAAACGGTTTTTGTTTCAGGCtgcaaacatgtttgtttctgctATAACGTtggacattttaaaatgcaagtCTATGGGGATTGACTCACTGCTGGACCCTCTGCTGGATggtagaggaactgcagtgtcAGTCAGCAGGAAGATAACTCACCTGTGTGGCTTTTCAGGTTGGAAGATTCAGGATTAAAGCTGAATTTGTCTTTATGCGTCTCCCCAGATCTCTGCGTGCTGGTGATCGACTGTCTTTGAGGTGGTCTTTGAAGACTGTTGTTGATCCAGCTCGGAGTTCGGATCAGGTACTGCTCAGCCAGGTTGCACGATGAGCTCTGCCTTCTCTCCTTCGTTCATCGAACAACGATCTTCGAACCTGAGCTTCGGCGTGTCTCCGCCTGCTGGACTCTCTGAGGATCACAGCATCTCGCAGCACTCAGACTCTCTCTCCAACTCCGTCCCCTTCCTCCTCTACCCGTCCAGCATGGACCCTACCGGCCTTGGCCTCTACAGAGGTCCTCTGAGGGGCCCTGGCCCTGGGATCCTGCCCTATCTGACCCCCTTTCACCACCACGGACACTTCAGCGTCTACGAGTGTCCATTTGAGCCGGCATTCATCCAGAAACGAAATGAGCGGGAGCGTCAGAGGGTGAAGTGTGTCAACCAGGGTTACGCCAAGCTGAGAGACCACCTGCCAGGTCAGAGTGCCGACAAGCGCCTAAGCAAGGT of Maylandia zebra isolate NMK-2024a linkage group LG5, Mzebra_GT3a, whole genome shotgun sequence contains these proteins:
- the LOC143418687 gene encoding achaete-scute homolog 5-like, with the translated sequence MSSAFSPSFIEQRSSNLSFGVSPPAGLSEDHSISQHSDSLSNSVPFLLYPSSMDPTGLGLYRGPLRGPGPGILPYLTPFHHHGHFSVYECPFEPAFIQKRNERERQRVKCVNQGYAKLRDHLPGQSADKRLSKVETLRAAIRYIKYLQGLVELEDTRHSGGVSPSTSSLGLDCSAETETFTC